The genomic window TCGGCATCGGCGAGCTTTCGCGCCGGAGTGGCTTCAATATCGAGACAATCCGCTATTACGAGCGCATCGGACTTCTTTCGCCGCCGCCGCGCACTGAGGGCGGGCACCGGCTGTACCCAGACGGTCATCTCAAGCGGCTTCTCTTCGTCCGGCGCAGCCGCGAATTAGGCTTTACTCTCAATGAAGTTCGTAACTTGCTTGGCCTCGTCGAAGACGGCTGCACCTGCGGCGAGATACAGGAAGCCGTTCTCGTTCACCTGAAGGATGTCCGGCGCAAGATTGCTGATCTCCGCCGCATGGAACGGACGCTTGCCGAGACGGCCGCCCGCTGCGAGGGCGGGACAGCCCCAGAATGTCCCATTATCGAGGCCTTGAGCGGCGAATAGGCGTTCAAAATGGGTGCGTTTCGTGACCGCACGGCTACGGCGGAAATCGCCCAATTCCATATCGCCGAAGCGCTCCAAGAGTGCAGCACGGTCGAGCTTGGCCGAATATCGGCACGGCGGCCCCGGCCCGAAATTGCCGCAGCTTCCGTAGAGATCGTACTGGGGGTTATCGCTGAGGCGGATACCGGACATGCCGCATCCGACGCGGCACATTGGAACATGTCAAGTACACTACGCGGCTCCAGCTTCGTCCTTCTTCTCACCCCGAGCGACGATCGACAGGGCGCCGTCCTGCAGCGGGCGCTGGAGCGCGGAGGCTTCGG from Constrictibacter sp. MBR-5 includes these protein-coding regions:
- a CDS encoding helix-turn-helix domain-containing protein, with the translated sequence MAKRDFGIGELSRRSGFNIETIRYYERIGLLSPPPRTEGGHRLYPDGHLKRLLFVRRSRELGFTLNEVRNLLGLVEDGCTCGEIQEAVLVHLKDVRRKIADLRRMERTLAETAARCEGGTAPECPIIEALSGE